A stretch of the Gemmatimonas sp. UBA7669 genome encodes the following:
- a CDS encoding MBL fold metallo-hydrolase, which yields MRFWGTRGTVSSPGPRTVRYGGNTPCITVEVDGQAPLILDAGTGIRGLGAHLVATTRDEPLTLMLTHRHSDHVLGLAHFAPMFAWRSSITVYCGDGEATSLESFLLQLLSPPLVPYIEGVTTRLTVAEWANLAPLALGALTVVRCKAQHPGDAAVLRVDDAGGALVAYAPDNELAYHDNSPPVQTWRRELTSQLHGVPMLVHDATYVDEELAAHRGWGHSSAAEATRFAMECEARTLVLFHHHPDRDDAAVERIVDHAREQVQRAGASLRVIAAWEGLTLAV from the coding sequence GTGCGTTTCTGGGGCACACGGGGCACGGTGTCGTCACCCGGCCCGCGCACGGTGCGCTATGGGGGCAACACGCCCTGCATCACCGTGGAGGTGGACGGCCAGGCGCCGCTCATTCTCGACGCGGGCACCGGCATTCGTGGGCTTGGAGCACATCTGGTTGCGACGACACGCGACGAGCCACTCACGCTCATGCTCACACATCGTCACAGTGATCATGTGCTGGGTCTGGCGCACTTCGCACCGATGTTTGCGTGGCGCTCGTCCATCACGGTGTATTGCGGCGACGGTGAGGCCACCTCGCTCGAGAGCTTCTTGCTGCAGCTGCTGTCGCCGCCGCTGGTGCCGTATATCGAAGGCGTGACCACACGCCTCACCGTGGCGGAGTGGGCCAATCTCGCCCCCCTGGCGCTTGGCGCACTCACGGTGGTGCGGTGCAAGGCGCAGCATCCCGGTGACGCCGCCGTCCTGCGTGTGGACGATGCAGGCGGCGCTCTCGTGGCCTACGCGCCCGACAATGAGCTCGCGTATCACGACAACAGTCCACCGGTGCAGACCTGGCGACGCGAGTTGACCAGTCAATTGCACGGCGTGCCGATGCTCGTGCACGACGCCACGTATGTAGATGAGGAACTCGCCGCGCATCGCGGCTGGGGCCACTCGTCAGCCGCCGAGGCCACGCGCTTTGCCATGGAATGCGAAGCGCGCACGCTGGTACTGTTCCATCATCATCCGGACCGGGATGATGCCGCCGTCGAGCGCATTGTGGACCACGCGCGTGAACAGGTGCAACGCGCCGGCGCCTCGCTGCGCGTGATCGCGGCCTGGGAAGGACTTACGCTGGCGGTGTAG
- a CDS encoding hydantoinase/oxoprolinase family protein: MREGRPASDMGTVAIGIDVGGTFTDLVALHADGRVRTVKVLSQPGDRAGAVLHALSEAGVPAKDIAHIAHGTTVVTNLLLERRGARVVACATAGFTDLLELRRQERASLYDLTLHHPDPLVGHADVVSVHERLVPGDVLQSLTPQECARVASAVLDREPDTVAITLLHAYENASHEVQLAAAIEEEATARGLSVDVVCSHAVLPEMREYERSATTVAEAYARPAVRQYLGALSARLAQQDYPAPRVMTSSGGTLPASDAAQHAAALALSGPAGGVTGAAAFARVLGLSRALTIDIGGTSADVGLIDGGEPLVERGSSVGGVPIALPRVLVEAVAAGGGSVAWIDDGGALRTGPHSAGASPGPAAYGRGGTQPTVTDAHVVLGHIASGAWSGGVHIHADLAQRAVERVAEPLGVSVTRAAEAIVQTADATMARALRRISVERGIDPRDMPLMAFGGGGPLHACGLADRLGMTRIVIPPHAGVLSALGLAMAPERRERISNCVVALASWSDEALHDTLRAAASALGGAPADTSWWLRTRYVGQGYELDIPVSIEDRLSHVIARFGERHRERTGYVLPRDVECISLRTAVQHAAWPAVFERAAADAAHARPLDGPAVITLPDATLHVASGWRATALDVGGWMLERLT, encoded by the coding sequence ATGCGTGAAGGACGCCCCGCGAGCGACATGGGCACGGTGGCCATCGGTATCGATGTCGGCGGGACCTTCACCGATCTGGTCGCGCTGCACGCCGACGGTCGCGTGCGCACGGTCAAGGTGTTGAGTCAGCCCGGCGACCGCGCGGGCGCGGTGCTGCACGCGCTCAGTGAAGCCGGGGTGCCGGCGAAAGACATTGCGCACATAGCGCACGGCACCACCGTGGTCACCAACCTGCTGCTCGAGCGGCGCGGCGCGCGCGTGGTGGCCTGCGCCACGGCAGGTTTCACGGACCTGCTGGAACTCCGGCGGCAGGAACGCGCCTCGCTGTACGACCTCACGCTGCACCACCCCGATCCGCTGGTTGGTCATGCCGATGTCGTGAGCGTGCACGAACGGCTCGTGCCCGGTGACGTGCTGCAGTCGCTGACCCCGCAGGAGTGCGCGCGTGTGGCCTCGGCGGTGCTGGACCGTGAGCCCGATACCGTGGCCATAACGCTGCTGCACGCTTACGAAAACGCCTCGCACGAAGTGCAACTCGCCGCAGCCATTGAAGAGGAAGCCACGGCGCGCGGCCTCAGTGTCGACGTGGTGTGCAGTCATGCCGTCCTGCCCGAAATGCGCGAATACGAGCGCAGCGCCACCACCGTGGCCGAGGCCTATGCGCGGCCCGCCGTGCGGCAATATCTGGGCGCCTTGTCTGCGCGCCTCGCGCAACAGGATTATCCCGCGCCTCGCGTCATGACCTCGTCGGGCGGCACGCTGCCCGCGTCAGACGCGGCGCAGCATGCGGCCGCTCTGGCCCTCTCTGGCCCGGCGGGCGGTGTGACCGGTGCGGCGGCCTTTGCCCGCGTGCTGGGTCTCTCACGCGCGCTCACCATCGACATCGGCGGCACCAGTGCCGACGTGGGTCTGATCGACGGCGGCGAGCCGTTGGTGGAGCGCGGGAGCAGCGTCGGCGGCGTACCCATTGCGCTGCCACGCGTACTGGTGGAAGCCGTGGCGGCGGGTGGCGGCAGCGTGGCCTGGATTGATGACGGCGGTGCGCTGCGCACGGGGCCACACAGTGCGGGCGCGAGTCCGGGGCCAGCTGCGTACGGACGCGGCGGCACACAACCCACCGTCACCGATGCCCATGTCGTGTTGGGTCACATTGCCAGCGGCGCATGGAGTGGCGGCGTGCACATCCATGCCGATCTCGCGCAGCGCGCGGTGGAGCGAGTGGCGGAGCCGCTGGGCGTGAGTGTGACGCGCGCAGCGGAGGCCATTGTGCAGACGGCCGATGCCACCATGGCGCGCGCACTGCGTCGGATATCGGTGGAGCGTGGCATCGATCCGCGCGACATGCCGCTCATGGCTTTCGGCGGCGGTGGGCCGCTGCACGCCTGCGGACTCGCCGATCGGCTCGGCATGACACGCATCGTCATCCCGCCGCACGCCGGCGTGCTGAGCGCGCTTGGTTTGGCCATGGCACCGGAACGACGCGAACGCATCAGCAATTGTGTCGTGGCGCTCGCGTCGTGGTCGGACGAAGCACTCCACGATACGCTGCGTGCGGCCGCGAGCGCACTCGGCGGGGCACCCGCCGACACCAGCTGGTGGCTGCGCACGCGCTACGTGGGGCAAGGCTATGAGCTCGATATCCCCGTGTCCATCGAGGACCGCCTGTCCCACGTGATTGCACGTTTTGGTGAGCGGCATCGGGAACGCACGGGCTACGTGCTGCCGCGCGACGTCGAGTGCATCAGTCTGCGCACGGCGGTGCAGCACGCCGCCTGGCCCGCCGTGTTCGAGCGGGCTGCGGCCGATGCGGCCCATGCACGGCCACTCGACGGACCGGCGGTCATCACGCTGCCCGATGCTACGCTGCATGTGGCAAGCGGCTGGCGGGCCACGGCGCTCGATGTCGGCGGTTGGATGCTTGAACGCCTCACCTGA
- a CDS encoding hydantoinase B/oxoprolinase family protein: MTTTFDPLQLTVFAQQVAMLAEEMGTLLERASISPNIRERRDASCAVFDAAGRMVAQAAHIPVHLGAMPEAVAAVREAGARAGDVYLLNDPSHGGSHLPDLTMVEAVAHPHEAARIIGYTAVRAHHADVGGMSPGSMPFGATELYQEGLIVPPVCIERTGTVQHDVLRLVLANVRTPDERDGDLRAQRAACAAGTRGWQALWNHLGEHQLSQAVDALLDYTERRVRMRLSTLDGLSGRAQDVLEGDGVDERAIPVVVHARVEHSTLHLDLTGTSPAVRGNVNAPPAVARAAAVFVLRVLCDDDVPVNDGVARALRLSIPDDCVANAKRPRAVAAGNVELSQRLTDVIFAALAEGSRHRAATDGSLPVLPAAGQGTMNNVTMGAPGWSFYETLGGGQGASRRGAGPDAVHVGMSNTRNTPIEALERAYPLRVLEYAIRRGSGGDGRHRGGHGVVRRYQALEACTATLLTERRLVAPPGAEGGGAGQCGVNRLNDVVLPAKTRVSMQAGDVLSIETPGGGGWGTPDERRGDVATPPA, translated from the coding sequence ATGACCACCACGTTCGATCCACTGCAGCTCACGGTCTTTGCGCAGCAGGTGGCCATGCTCGCAGAGGAAATGGGCACGCTGCTGGAACGGGCCAGCATCTCGCCCAACATCCGCGAGCGGCGTGATGCCTCGTGCGCCGTGTTCGACGCGGCCGGTCGCATGGTGGCACAGGCTGCCCACATTCCGGTACATCTCGGTGCCATGCCCGAAGCCGTGGCCGCGGTGCGCGAAGCGGGAGCCCGCGCTGGCGACGTGTACCTGCTCAACGACCCTTCGCATGGTGGATCGCACTTGCCCGATCTCACCATGGTGGAGGCCGTGGCCCACCCGCATGAGGCCGCGCGCATCATTGGCTACACGGCCGTGCGTGCGCATCACGCCGATGTGGGCGGCATGAGTCCCGGCAGCATGCCGTTTGGCGCGACGGAGCTCTATCAGGAAGGGCTCATCGTGCCACCGGTGTGCATCGAACGCACGGGCACGGTGCAGCACGACGTGCTGCGTCTCGTGCTGGCCAATGTGCGCACACCCGATGAGCGAGACGGCGACCTGCGCGCACAACGCGCCGCCTGCGCCGCCGGCACGCGGGGCTGGCAGGCGCTGTGGAACCACCTCGGCGAGCATCAGCTTTCGCAGGCCGTGGACGCACTGCTCGACTACACCGAACGCCGGGTGCGCATGCGACTGTCCACGCTCGATGGTCTGAGCGGCCGGGCGCAGGATGTGCTGGAGGGCGATGGCGTGGACGAGCGGGCCATTCCCGTGGTGGTTCACGCGCGAGTGGAGCACAGCACGCTGCATCTCGACCTCACCGGTACCAGTCCGGCCGTTCGTGGCAACGTGAATGCCCCGCCGGCCGTGGCGCGTGCGGCCGCGGTGTTTGTGCTGCGTGTGCTCTGCGACGATGATGTGCCCGTGAACGATGGCGTGGCCCGCGCGCTGCGCCTCAGCATCCCCGATGACTGCGTGGCCAACGCCAAGCGGCCGCGGGCGGTGGCCGCCGGCAACGTGGAACTGTCGCAGCGACTCACCGATGTGATCTTTGCCGCGCTGGCCGAGGGTAGTCGCCATCGCGCGGCCACTGACGGCAGCCTGCCCGTGCTGCCCGCGGCCGGTCAGGGCACCATGAACAATGTCACCATGGGAGCGCCCGGTTGGTCGTTCTACGAAACCCTGGGCGGTGGGCAGGGCGCGAGCCGACGTGGTGCGGGGCCGGATGCCGTGCATGTGGGCATGAGCAACACGCGCAACACACCCATTGAAGCGCTGGAGCGCGCCTATCCGCTGCGTGTGCTGGAGTACGCGATACGTCGTGGCAGTGGTGGCGACGGACGGCATCGCGGCGGACATGGTGTGGTGCGTCGCTATCAGGCGCTCGAGGCCTGCACCGCCACCTTGCTGACGGAACGTCGTCTTGTGGCGCCGCCGGGCGCAGAAGGTGGCGGGGCGGGGCAGTGCGGTGTGAACCGTCTCAACGACGTCGTGCTGCCCGCCAAGACACGCGTCAGCATGCAGGCCGGTGATGTCCTCAGCATCGAAACGCCGGGTGGTGGAGGCTGGGGTACACCCGACGAGCGTCGCGGAGACGTCGCTACACCGCCAGCGTAA
- a CDS encoding uracil-DNA glycosylase family protein, with protein sequence MHKPDGPLFIAMGRELLRDDARDRDMQIDTEDQHPLAGRIIGAPVPMLVPPDGPVHVLIVGEAPGPRGADKSNIPFWGDAAGKHLYTALAAIGAVTLPRTYDTVAWDGNALRRRAYRPTAHGVALTNALDRCPTDDGFRFRAPARRELQSPDNLSRLAADMERLLPRGLRGVLTLGRVATSTVEFLLSTRPDLTLRTQSVVHPSAQGLLSMAPNRGKGSRMADLQAQWQARCQAAVVELGFVVPDTVPPDTVAPDTVAPET encoded by the coding sequence GTGCACAAGCCTGACGGACCGTTGTTCATCGCCATGGGGCGCGAATTGCTTCGCGACGACGCACGAGATCGCGACATGCAGATCGACACCGAAGACCAGCACCCGCTGGCTGGTCGCATCATTGGCGCGCCGGTCCCCATGTTGGTGCCGCCCGATGGTCCGGTGCATGTGCTCATTGTTGGCGAGGCGCCCGGACCACGTGGTGCAGACAAGAGCAACATTCCGTTCTGGGGCGACGCGGCGGGCAAGCACCTGTACACGGCGCTTGCCGCGATTGGCGCCGTGACACTGCCGCGTACCTACGATACCGTGGCCTGGGATGGCAACGCGCTGCGCCGTCGTGCCTACAGGCCCACCGCACATGGCGTGGCCCTCACCAATGCACTCGATCGCTGCCCAACCGACGACGGCTTCCGCTTTCGTGCACCGGCCCGCCGCGAACTGCAAAGCCCGGACAATCTGAGTCGTCTCGCCGCCGACATGGAGCGTCTCCTCCCGCGTGGTCTCCGCGGCGTGCTCACACTGGGGCGGGTGGCCACGAGCACCGTGGAGTTTTTATTGAGCACGCGCCCGGATCTCACGCTGCGCACGCAGTCGGTGGTGCATCCCAGTGCGCAGGGCCTGCTCTCCATGGCGCCCAATCGCGGCAAGGGTTCGCGCATGGCGGATCTCCAGGCGCAGTGGCAGGCACGCTGTCAGGCAGCGGTGGTGGAGCTGGGCTTCGTCGTGCCCGACACAGTGCCGCCCGACACTGTGGCGCCCGATACCGTCGCGCCCGAAACATGA